AAACCGGCGCCATGCTGCTGCGCCTGGCGCCCAGCCACGTGCGCTTCGGCCACTTCGAGTACTTCTACTACACCAAGCAGGAAGAACACCTGCGCACCCTCGGCGAGTTCGTCCTCGACGCCTACTACCCGCAGTGCCTGGCCGACGAAAAACCCTACCTCGCGTTCTTCCGCGAAGTGGTCGAGCGCAACGCCGAGATGATCGCCCTCTGGCAGGCCTATGGCTTCTGCCACGGCGTGATGAACACCGACAACATGTCGATCCTCGGCATCACCTTCGACTACGGCCCCTATGCCTTCCTCGACGACTTCGATGCCAACCACATCTGCAACCACTCCGACGACGCCGGCCGCTATGCCTTCAGCAACCAGGTGCCCATCGCCCACTGGAACCTCGCCGCGCTCGGCCAGGCGCTGACGCCCTTCGTCGAAGTGGACGACCTGCGCGCCACGCTGGACCTGTTCCTGCCGCTCTACCAGGCGCACTACCTGGACCTGATGCGCCGCCGCCTCGGCCTCACCCGCGCCGAAGACGGCGACCTGGAGCGGGTACAGCGCCTGCTGCAGACCATGCAGAAGGGTGCGGTGGACTACTCGCTGTTCTTCCGCCGCCTCGGCGAACAGGCACCGGAGCAGGCGCTGGCCGTGGTCCGCGCGGACTTCGTCGACCTCGCCGGTTTCGACGCCTGGGCCGCCGAGTACCGCGCCCGCGTCGAGCGCGAAGGCGGCAGCCAGGAAGACCGCCGCACCCGCATGCATGCGGTCAACCCGCTCTACGTGCTGCGCAACTACCTCGCCCAGGAAGCCATCAGCGCCGCCGAGCAAGGCGATTTCAGCGTGGTACGGCGGCTGCACGAAGTGCTCAGCAAACCCTTCGAAGAGCAGCCCGACGCCGAGGTCTTCACCCGGCGCCCGCCGGACTGGGGCCGTCACTTGGAGATCAGCTGCTCGTCTTGAGCGGCTCAGCGAAAAGCGATCTAGCGGCGCCCGCCCTGCATTGCTCCCGGTCATTGACCGGAGCCGGCCGCCGCTCGCATCCTCGGGCCTTTCTGCCAACAGGATGCTCGAACAATGAAACTGGAAACCCTGGCCATCCACGCCGGCTACAGCCCCGACCCGACCACCAAGGCCGTAGCCGTGCCGATCTACCAGACCACCTCCTACGCCTTCGACGACACCCAGCACGGCGCCGACCTGTTCGACCTCAAGGTCGCCGGCAACATCTACACGCGCATCATGAACCCCACCAACGCGGTGCTGGAGGAGCGCGTGGCGGCACTGGAAGGCGGCGTCGGCGCGCTGGCCGTGGCCTCGGGCATGGCCGCCATCACCTACGCCATCCAGACCGTGGCCGAAGCCGGCGACAACATTGTCTCGGTGGCCAAGCTCTACGGCGGCACCTACAACCTGTTCGCCCATACCCTGCCGCGCTTCGGCATCCAGACCCGCTTCGCGCCCCATGACGACATCACCGCCCTCGAAGCCCTGATCGACGAGCGCACCAAAGCGGTGTTCTGCGAATCCATCGGCAACCCGGCGGGCAACATCGTCGACCTCCAGGCCCTGGCCGACGCCGCGCATCGCCACGGCGTGCCGCTGATCGTCGACAATACCGTCGCCACGCCAATCCTCTGCCGACCCTTCGAGCACGGCGCCGACATCGTGGTCCATGCCCTGACCAAATACATCGGCGGCCACGGCACCAGCATCGGCGGCATGGTCGTGGACTCCGGCAAATTCCCCTGGGCCGAGAACAAGGCGCGCTTCCCGCTGCTCAACACGCCGGATGCGTCCTACCACGGCGTCACCTACACCGAAGCCTTCGGCCCCGCGGCCTTCATCGGCCGCTGCCGCGTGGTGCCGCTGCGCAACACCGGCGCCGCGCTCTCCCCGTTCAACGCCTTCCTCATCCTGCAGGGCCTGGAAACCCTGGCGCTGCGCATGGAGCGCCATTGCGACAACGCCCTGAAGGTCGCGCAGTACCTCAAGCAGCACCCGCAGGTGAGCTGGGTGAAGTACGCGGGGCTGCCGGATCACCCTGAACACCCCCTGGCCCAGCGCTACA
This Pseudomonas sp. ATCC 13867 DNA region includes the following protein-coding sequences:
- a CDS encoding bifunctional O-acetylhomoserine aminocarboxypropyltransferase/cysteine synthase; amino-acid sequence: MKLETLAIHAGYSPDPTTKAVAVPIYQTTSYAFDDTQHGADLFDLKVAGNIYTRIMNPTNAVLEERVAALEGGVGALAVASGMAAITYAIQTVAEAGDNIVSVAKLYGGTYNLFAHTLPRFGIQTRFAPHDDITALEALIDERTKAVFCESIGNPAGNIVDLQALADAAHRHGVPLIVDNTVATPILCRPFEHGADIVVHALTKYIGGHGTSIGGMVVDSGKFPWAENKARFPLLNTPDASYHGVTYTEAFGPAAFIGRCRVVPLRNTGAALSPFNAFLILQGLETLALRMERHCDNALKVAQYLKQHPQVSWVKYAGLPDHPEHPLAQRYMGGQPASILSFGIKGGQEAGARFIDALKLVVRLVNIGDAKSLACHPASTTHRQLNDEELEKAGVPRDMVRLSIGIEHIDDILADLAQSLQASEG
- the selO gene encoding protein adenylyltransferase SelO gives rise to the protein MKKLDQLTFDNRFARLGDVFSTEVLPDPIADPRLVIASPSAMRLLDLAPSEADDPVFAEIFAGHKLWDAAEPRAMVYSGHQFGAYNPRLGDGRGLLLGEVVNDAGEHWDLHLKGAGQTPYSRMGDGRAVLRSSIREFLASEYLAALGIPSSRALCVTGSSTTVWRETKETGAMLLRLAPSHVRFGHFEYFYYTKQEEHLRTLGEFVLDAYYPQCLADEKPYLAFFREVVERNAEMIALWQAYGFCHGVMNTDNMSILGITFDYGPYAFLDDFDANHICNHSDDAGRYAFSNQVPIAHWNLAALGQALTPFVEVDDLRATLDLFLPLYQAHYLDLMRRRLGLTRAEDGDLERVQRLLQTMQKGAVDYSLFFRRLGEQAPEQALAVVRADFVDLAGFDAWAAEYRARVEREGGSQEDRRTRMHAVNPLYVLRNYLAQEAISAAEQGDFSVVRRLHEVLSKPFEEQPDAEVFTRRPPDWGRHLEISCSS